TGTGCCCGATGAGCAGGATGTTCTGCGCGTCGTCGGTGGTTTCGTTGAGCACGGCGATCAGCTCGCCGGGTGAGGCCTCGTAGATCCGCTCCTCGTAGAGGGTCTTCGGCCGCTGCGGGAATTCCTGGACGGCGAGCTTCCAGGTCTCACGCGTCCGGGTCGCGGTGGAGCACAGGGCCAGGTCGAAGGTGAGGCCGGTGTCGGCCAGCCTCCGTCCGGCTTCTGCCGCCTCTTTTCGGCCCCGATCGGCGAGCGGCCGCTCGTGGTCGGTCACCTGTGGCCAGTCGGCTTTCGCATGCCGGAAAAGGACAATCCTGCGGGGTTCTGCGACGCTCATGGGATCCAGCTTCGCATGAAACAGGCCATGGGGCGCAGGGAGTTGACGGGCGGCTCAGAGGGTGTTCAGCGCGATATCAGCTGTTGCACTCGCTCAAGGAGCTGGGCGATGGCCGGGTCACCGGCGGCCGCGTGCGCGTCCGTCGGGTTCAGGATCAGGGCCAGCAGCACGAAGAAGGCGAGCGTGGGCAGCGCGAACGCCCACCAGGGCAGTCGGATGTCGACGCCGCCCCGGGGCGCCGGGTGGGGCCGAGTGGGGATGTGGGCCGACATGGATGCCTCCGCTGGTCTTCGATGCGCCGTGGTCCGCTTCTCGCGGTCACATCTCGAAGCTACGGAATCCTGAGCCCTCAACCCATCCGGTGATCCACCCAGTTGCCCCTGACACTCGCCCCCTAGGGGACGGGGGGGGTAGCCCCACCCGAAGGAGGAGATCCGGTCAGGGCGAGGCGATCGTCGCGATGATGGCGATGATCACGAAGATGGCGAAGAACGAGCCGAAGACGAGCAACATCTTCTTCTGGCCGTTCTGGGGGTTCGGGTCGAGCACTGGCATGCGGCAAGTCTCGCACCCGTCGCCCGCGCTCGACTCCCCGGGGTCCCGCACGGGACTCCCCCCGGGGTCCGGCACAGGACTCCCCCCGGGGTCCGGCACAGGACTCCCCCCGGGGTCCGGCACAGGACTCCCCGGAGTCCCGCACCGGACTCCCCGGAGTCCCGCAGCGGACTCCTTCGGGATCCCGCACCTCCCCCCGGGGGGAGGTCGACCGGGCCCGGGGGGAGGTCGACCGGGCCCGGGGAGAGCTCAGCCGGCCGCCTCGTCCTCCACCGTGCGGTTGCGGCCCGCGAGGACGCCCACCACCATCTGCGGGATCATCAGGCCGGTCATGAGGGCGATCGGCAGGCCCCAGCCACCACTGTGCTGGTAGAGCACGCCGACCAGGAGCGGGCCCGGGATGGAGATCAGATAGCCGGTGCTCTGCGCGAAGGCCGACAGCTGGGCCACGCCCGTGCCGGTCCTGGCCCGCATCCCGACCATCGTGAGGGCCAGCGGAAAGGCGCAGTTGGAGACGCCGAGCAGCACGGCCCAGGCCCAGGCGCCGCCGGCCGGCGCGAAGTACAGGCCGGCGTATCCGGCGAGACCGCACACGCCGAGGGCGATCACGATCGGCCCCTGGTGCGGCAGCCGGGTGGCGACGCGCGGGATGACGAAGGCCAGCGGAACGCCCATCACCATCGTGACGGCGAGCAGCAGCCCGGCCGTGCTCGCGGGCACTCCGGCGTCCCGGAAGATCTGCGCCATCCAGCCCATGGTGATGTAGGCGGCGGTGGCCTGGAGCCCGAAGAAGACGGCGAGGGCCCAGGCGATACGGCTGCGGGTGATCCGCACGGCGGCCGCCGGCTCCTCACGCGCCGGCCCCTCCCGTGAGGCGGCGGCCCGGGCGGTGCTGCCCCGCTCGCGGACGAACGGGATCCACGGCACCACGGCCACTGCCGCCAGGAGCGCCCACATCGCGAGCCCGGACTGCCAGCTGCCGCCCAGCGCCTGGGTCATCGGCACGGTCACCGCCGCCGCGGCCGAGGTGCCGAGGGCGAGCGCCATCGAGTACAGGCCGGTCATGGAGCCGACCCGGTCCGGGAACCAGCGCTTGACGATGACCGGCATCAGGACGTTGCTGACCGCGATGCCCATGAGCGCGAGGGCACTGGCGGCCAGGAAGCCTGCCGTACTGCCCGCGTACGGCCGTAGGAGCAGGCCGGCCGTGATGGCGGCCATGCCGGCGCACACCACCGCGCCCGGCCCGAAGCGGCGGGCCAGCCGGGGGGCCATGACGCCGAAGAGGGCGAAACAGAGCGGAGGTACCGAGGTGAGGAGTCCGGCCACGCTGCCGCTCATGCCGAGCCCGTCGCGGACCTCTTCCAGGAGGGCGCCCAGGCTGGTGATGGCGGGGCGGAGGTTGACGGCGGACAGCATGATGCCGACGACGACCAGACGGGTCGCCCACGCGCGCGTCGTAGACGCCGTGGACACAGCGGCTCCCCCGGAGTCGCTCGCGGTCGGACTGCGTACGTTCGTGGACTTCGTCGTCCGGGTTTCCTGAGGTGCCATGCGGCCATCATAGAATCATGGGATGATTTGTTGTCCATCCCCAGGGCGTCCGCTCCGGTCCCGACCGTGCGAAGGTGTGCCATGCCCCTGAGTCATCCCCGCCGGTCGGCGCTGTCCGAGCAGGTCATCGCCGCACTGCGCCAGCAGATCACCTCGGGCGAGTGGCCGGTCGGATCCCGGATCCCGACGGAACCCGAGCTGGTCGAGCAGCTCGGCGTCGCCCGCAACACCGTCCGCGAGGCCGTCCGCGCGCTCGCGCACAACGGCCTGCTGGACATCCGCCAGGGCTCCGGCACCTACGTCGTGGCGACGAGCGAGCTGGCGGGCGTGATGCAGCGCCGCTTCGCCGGCGCGGACCCGCGGCACATCGCGGAACTGCGCTCCACGCTGGAGTCGTCCGCCGCCAGGCTGGCCGCCCAGCGGCGCATCGAGAAGGACCTCAAGCAGCTCGACGCGCTCCTCGTACGGCGTGAGGAGGCGTGGGAGTCGGGCGACGCGGAAGCGTTCGTGACGGCGGACGCGACGTTCCACCTGGCGGTGGTGGCCGCCTCGCACAACGACGTGATGATCGCGATGTACGCGGACCTGGGCGAGGTGCTGCGGGACTGGCTGCGCGAGGACGTCGGCGAGGAACTGACGCCCGAGACGCACATGGACCACACGCGGCTCGTCGACGCGATCCGCGCGGGCGACGCGGCGGCGGCAGCCGAGGAGGCCGCCAGCTATCCGTTCCTGTGCCGCCCGGGCCGGTTCACCGCCCCTTCCGGTGGCTGATCCACACCGAGCGGACCTCTTTCCAGCAGCGGCCGGTCAGCCGCACGGTCTGCGCGGGCCCGGCCTCGACCGGCGCCCCGTCGCTGTCGACGTCCCACCAGCGTGCGCACTCGATGTGCAGGCTGACGTGGTCGGGCCGCGGATAGGGGTTGTGACAGTACGCCGTCACCTGCGAGCCGGTGACGCGGCTGCGGCACCAGGCACCGAACGGCTCCGGTGAGGGTGCTTTCCGTACCTCCACGCGCGCGTGCGGTATCGCCTCGTAGGGCAGGCACAGCACGAGAGAGACGGCGACGGTCGCTGAGGCCAGGCTGCGGGACATGCGCACAAGGGGACCTCCTCGGCCGTGCTGGGGAGGGAAGCGCGTGATGTACGCCTGATCCAGAGTGCGCCGTTGCGACCCTCCCCCGCCTGGCCGAATAGCCCGAACGAGTGACGGGTGAGGGCCCGCTTCCTTTTGGAGACGGGCCCTCACCCTTGGTCGAGCCACAGCGGCGGCGTCACGCACCGATCGCGTGCAGACCGCCGTCCACGTGGATGATCTCGCCGGTGGTCTTCGGGAACCAGTCGCTCAGCAGGGCGACGATGCCGCGGCCGGCCGGCTCGGGGTCCTTGAGGTCCCACTCCAGGGGGGCACGGGAGTCCCACACGGAGGCCAGCTCGGCGAAGCCCGGGATGGACTTGGCGGCCATCGAGCCGATCGGGCCCGCGGAGATGAGGTTGCAGCGGATGTTCTGCTTGCCCAGGTCACGCGCCATGTAGCGGCTGGTGGCCTCGAGCGCGGCCTTGGCCGGGCCCATCCAGTCGTACTGCGGCCAGGCGTACTGCGCGTCGAAGGTGAGGCCGACGACCGAGCCGCCGTTCTGCATCAGCGGCAGGCAGGCCATGGTCAGCGACTTCAGGGAGAACGCCGAGACGTGCATGGCGGTGGCCACGGACTCGAACGGCGTGTTGAGGAAGTTGCCGCCGAGGGCGTCCTGCGGGGCGAAGCCGATGGAGTGCACGACGCCGTCCAGGCCGCCCAGCTCCTCACCGACCAGGTCGGCCAGGCGCGCCAGGTGCTCGTCGTTGCTGACGTCGAGCTCGATGACCTTGGTGGGCTTGGGCAGCTTCTTGGCGATGCGCTCGGTCAGCGTGGGCCGCGGGAACGCGGTCAGGATGATCTCGGCGCCCTGCTCCTGGGCCAGCTTGGCGGCGTGGAAGGCGATGGAGGACTCCATCAGCACACCGGTGATCAGGACGCGCTTGCCCTCGAGGATTCCGCTCATGGTTCAGTGACCCATTCCCAGTCCGCCGTCTACGGGGATGACGGCTCCAGTGATGTACGAGGCGTCGTCCGACGCGAGGAACCGCACCGTCGCGGCGATCTCCTCCGGCTGCGCGTACCGGCCGAGCGGCACCTGGGACACGATGCCCGCGCGCTGCTCGTCGGTGAGCACCTTGGTCATGTCGGTGTCGACGAAGCCGGGCGCGACGACGTTGAAGGTGATGTTGCGCGAGCCCAGTTCACGGGCCAGGGAGCGCGCGAAGCCGACCAGGGCGGCCTTGGAGGCGGCGTAGTTGGCCTGGCCGGGCGAGCCGTACAGCCCGACGACCGACGAGATCAGCACGACGCGGCCCTTCTTGGCGCGCAGCATGCCGCGGTTGGCCCGCTTGACGACCCGGAAGGTGCCGGTGAGGTTGGTGTCGATGACCGAGGTGAAGTCCTCCTCGGACATGCGCATCAGAAGCTGGTCCTTGGTGACACCGGCGTTGGCGATCAGCACCTCGACCGGGCCGTGCTCGGCCTCGATCTCCTTGTAGGCCTGCTCCACCTGCTCGGGGTCGGTGATGTCGCACTTGACGGCGAGGAAGCCGGCCGGCGGCTCACCCGAGCGGTACGTGATCGCGACCTTGTCGCCGGCGTCGGCGAAAGCGCGGGCGATGGCGAGGCCGATGCCCCGGTTGCCTCCGGTGACGAGAACCGAGCGGCTCAACGGATCACCCTTTCGATAGCGGTCTGACACACCCGCCCAACACCTGGATGACAGGCGGCTTCCTCGAAAACCTATCGGTCCGGGGCCGCGCGCGGAGAATCGGGCACCCACAGTGGCTTACGGCACTCACTGTCGGATCCCTACAGAAAGATGCGGGCTCCGGACGGAAAGGTGTGGTCCGCGGACCCGCCCGCGCGACATGATCGGGGCAACCACAGGTCATGACGACAGGGAGAGACCGCGGTGCCTCATACCATCGACGACGCCTTTACGGCACTTCCGCTACGCGCCTTGGCGGACGCCGCGCTCGCACGCGCGCGTGCGCTGGGCGCCGAGCACGCGGACTTCCGGTTCGAGCGGGTGCGCAGCGCCTCCTGGAGCCTCAGGGACGCCAAGCCCTCCGGATCGTCGGACACCACCGACCTCGGGTACGCGGTGCGGGTCGTGCACGGCGGGACCTGGGGGTTCGCGTCCGGGGTTGATCTGACCCTCGACGCCGCCGCCAAGGTCGCCTCGCAGGCCGTCCAGATGGCCAAGCTCTCCGCTCAGGTGATCAAGGCGGCCGGGTCGGCCGAGCGGGTGGAGCTCGCCGACGAGCCCGTGCATGCCGACAAGACGTGGATCTCGTCGTACGAGATCGATCCGTTCACCGTCCCCGACGAGGAGAAGTCGGGCCTGCTGGCGGAGTGGAGCGAGCGGCTGCTGGCGGCCGACGGCGTGCATCACGTGGACGCCTCGCTGCTCACGGTCCATGAGAACAAGTTCTACGCCGACACCGCCGGGACCGTGACCACCCAGCAGCGGGTGCGGCTGCATCCGTCGCTGACGGCCGTGTCGGTCGACGAGTCGAGCGGCGAGTTCGACTCCATGCGGACCATCGCGCCGCCCGTCGGGCGCGGCTGGGAGTACCTGACCGGCACGGGCTGGGACTGGGACGCCGAGCTCGAGCGGATCCCGGAGCTGCTGGCCGAGAAGATGCGGGCGCCGAGCGTCGAGCCGGGCCTGTACGACCTCGTCGTCGACCCGTCCAACCTGTGGCTGACCATCCACGAGTCCATCGGCCACGCCACCGAGCTGGACCGGGCGCTCGGCTACGAGGCCGCTTACGCCGGCACCTCCTTCGCCACCTTCGACCAGCTCGGCAAGCTGAGGTACGGCTCCGAGCTGATGAACGTCACCGGCGACCGCACCGCCGAGCACGGCCTCGCCACCATCGGGTACGACGACGAGGGCGTCGAGGGCCAGTCCTGGGACCTGGTGAAGAACGGCACGCTGGCCGGCTACCAGCTGGACCGGCGGATCGCGCGGCTGACCGGGTTCGAGCGGTCCAACGGATGCGCCTTCGCCGACTCCCCCGGCCACGTGCCCGTACAGCGCATGGCCAACGTGTCGCTGCGGCCGGATCCGGCCGGGATGTCGACCGAGGACCTGATCGGGGGCGTGGAGCGCGGGATCTACGTCGTCGGCGACCGGTCCTGGTCGATCGACATGCAGCGGTACAACTTTCAATTTACGGGTCAGAGGGCATACGCGATCCGGAACGGCCGCCTTGCGGGGCAGGTCCGAGACTTTGCATATCAGGGGGTCACACCCCAGTTTTGGGGGTCCCTGGAGGCCGTGGGAGGACCTCAGACCTACGTGCTAGGAGGGGCTTTCAACTGCGGAAAGGCCCAGCCAGGGCAGGTCGCTTCCGTGTCTCATGGATGCCCGTCTGCAATGTTTCGGGGTGTGAACATCCTGAACACTGCAAACGAGTCCGGTCGCTCCTGAGAGGGCGGTCGTTCCGACTCGAAGTCTGCACCGGGTCGACACGCGATCACAGCGACCCCCTACGCCACGTCGTCCCAGTCCTCGATGTCGTCCTCGGAAGGCGTCAGCGAGGGCGGGACGATGAGGCCCTTGAAGGGCTCCAGCTTCAGGCCCAGACGGTTGTGCATGGTGCGGGCGCCTCGGTCCATGGCCCGGCGGACGAGGTGGCCGTAGACCAGCTCTGTCGTCCTGGTGGTCCGGTGCCCGACCCACGCCGCTACTTCGAAGAGCGGAATCTGGGCATGGATGGCCTCCGAGACGAAGAAGTGCCGGAAGCTCTTCGGGGTGTACTGCGGAGTCCCAGCCAGCTTGGCCGCCGCCTTGAACTGATCCAGGAACCAGTCATACGAGGGGTGGCGGTCATTCAGCCGAGGAGACTCGAAGAACCAGCCTCGATCTCCCCACGTCCCGAAGACGTCGATGTGATCATTGAAAATCTCGTTGATCGACTCAGGTACCGGAGCCTTCCGGGCCTCATCGAAGGTGCGGTGTTTCGTTCCCCTCTTCACGCCTCGCCGGTAACCCGAGATTTCCTGGCAGCCGTAGGCCGAGACCTGGTGATCCACGGCCAGAATGCTGCGTTCCCAGTCCATGGATTCGTCGGCCAGAGCCAAGGACTCCCCCGGACGTGTACCGCACCCGGCCATGGCCCAGAAGCCAGCGCGGATGAGCTTCGGAGCCTCGGCGATGATCCCCAGTACCTCTTCCATGGTCGGGATGTCATCGTCGGTGACCGGGGTGAACTGCTGTCCCGAGCGCCTACGAGGGTTCGCTTTCTTGCACGGATTGCGACCGATGACCTCGGCTGCTACCGCATAGTTGAAGACGGATGAGAGGACGTTCTTCCGTCCATTGATTCCGGTTTCCTTGTAGCCGCGTTCCCTCTGGTCTGCCTCCCATTCCATGATGGTTGTCGGGGTAATGCTGCCGATGGGCTTGTTCCCGAAGAACGGCCCGTAGTGGTTGTCGTAGACGCTCTGATAGTTCCTTTTCGAGGACTCTTCCAGAGTTCCGGCCTCAACCCACTCGTGCCAGACCTGTTGGAACGTCCGCTGTCCCGCCTTGGGGTTGATGTACGTCCCCAAGTCCTTGTCCCGCTCCACCTTGACCGCGAACGCTTCCGCGTCTTCAAGCTTCTTGAAGGACACCTGCCGAGGCTTGCCTGCCCTGCCCCCGGGCTCCCGGTACGTCACCCGGTACGGCTTGTGAGGGCACGTGGGCTTCTTGCGCCGGGGGCAGGAGCAGTCTTCCTTCTTGATGGTCGCCACGATTGTTAACCCTTCACATGTTGATTGGTCGGTGACTGATCGTCAGCCTAGTCGCGCTGCATACGGTCCTCAACCCAGTTGTGCAGATCGCGAGTTCGGAACCGGACGTGCTTGCCGACCTTGAGGAACGGGATGCCCCAACGCCGGTACGAGTCCATGAGGACGCGCTTCGTCACACCGAGTTCCGCGGCCGCCTCGTCCGGCGTCATGAGCAGGTTGCTGCCGCCCCTCACAGCTCCCACCCCCGCGCCTGGTCTTCGGTCGCTTCGCGGGCGAGTTCGCGACTGGTTGCGACGTCTTCCGCGATTCCGGCGGCGAGGAGGGCCGCGCCCGGGGTGTAGCCGGAGCCGACATAGCGCCAGTTCGACTCCGTAATGACGGCGGGGTTGTCGGTCGGCTCTGTGCCGCCACGCTGGTATTCGGCCCGTTCCTCGCGCAGAGCCGTGTACGTCGTCGAGTAGCGGCGGGATTTGGTGAGGATGTGGCCCCGGTAGCCGAGCGTGTGAGCCCAGGACCGCAGCCGGAGGTGTTCCAGTTCGGGCAGGCCGCCCAGGCGCCAGCAAGTACCCATAAGCGCCTTCACATGGGTTGTGACGGCTGCCGCATCGATGTCGTCCGGGCTGGTGACGAGGTAATCCAGTCCGGCGCCGGTTTCGGCGGTTCCCTTGGAGACGTACTTGGCCACATAAGCCGCTACGGCATCATCGGTCGGTCCCTCACCGTCCGCGAAGGCCCAGATCGGCCGCACGGCCAACTGTTCGCCGAATAGGAGGAGTTCAGTCCCGTAGGCGTCAGATTCCGGGACTCGGACGTTCGCCGATGCGGCAGCCGCGCGCACGGCGTCGGTGAGCAGTTCGACCGTGGCCCAGTCCGGAGACGGGTCACCGGGACCGGC
The nucleotide sequence above comes from Streptomyces sp. NL15-2K. Encoded proteins:
- a CDS encoding histidine phosphatase family protein; this encodes MSVAEPRRIVLFRHAKADWPQVTDHERPLADRGRKEAAEAGRRLADTGLTFDLALCSTATRTRETWKLAVQEFPQRPKTLYEERIYEASPGELIAVLNETTDDAQNILLIGHNPGVQGLADILAGSAEGEARERMNRRGFPAAAFAVLSFDGSWKALEPGAATLLDYWAPSD
- a CDS encoding SGM_5486 family transporter-associated protein — encoded protein: MPVLDPNPQNGQKKMLLVFGSFFAIFVIIAIIATIASP
- a CDS encoding CynX/NimT family MFS transporter — its product is MAPQETRTTKSTNVRSPTASDSGGAAVSTASTTRAWATRLVVVGIMLSAVNLRPAITSLGALLEEVRDGLGMSGSVAGLLTSVPPLCFALFGVMAPRLARRFGPGAVVCAGMAAITAGLLLRPYAGSTAGFLAASALALMGIAVSNVLMPVIVKRWFPDRVGSMTGLYSMALALGTSAAAAVTVPMTQALGGSWQSGLAMWALLAAVAVVPWIPFVRERGSTARAAASREGPAREEPAAAVRITRSRIAWALAVFFGLQATAAYITMGWMAQIFRDAGVPASTAGLLLAVTMVMGVPLAFVIPRVATRLPHQGPIVIALGVCGLAGYAGLYFAPAGGAWAWAVLLGVSNCAFPLALTMVGMRARTGTGVAQLSAFAQSTGYLISIPGPLLVGVLYQHSGGWGLPIALMTGLMIPQMVVGVLAGRNRTVEDEAAG
- a CDS encoding FadR/GntR family transcriptional regulator, with amino-acid sequence MPLSHPRRSALSEQVIAALRQQITSGEWPVGSRIPTEPELVEQLGVARNTVREAVRALAHNGLLDIRQGSGTYVVATSELAGVMQRRFAGADPRHIAELRSTLESSAARLAAQRRIEKDLKQLDALLVRREEAWESGDAEAFVTADATFHLAVVAASHNDVMIAMYADLGEVLRDWLREDVGEELTPETHMDHTRLVDAIRAGDAAAAAEEAASYPFLCRPGRFTAPSGG
- the fabI gene encoding enoyl-ACP reductase FabI, which translates into the protein MSGILEGKRVLITGVLMESSIAFHAAKLAQEQGAEIILTAFPRPTLTERIAKKLPKPTKVIELDVSNDEHLARLADLVGEELGGLDGVVHSIGFAPQDALGGNFLNTPFESVATAMHVSAFSLKSLTMACLPLMQNGGSVVGLTFDAQYAWPQYDWMGPAKAALEATSRYMARDLGKQNIRCNLISAGPIGSMAAKSIPGFAELASVWDSRAPLEWDLKDPEPAGRGIVALLSDWFPKTTGEIIHVDGGLHAIGA
- the fabG gene encoding 3-oxoacyl-[acyl-carrier-protein] reductase, with product MSRSVLVTGGNRGIGLAIARAFADAGDKVAITYRSGEPPAGFLAVKCDITDPEQVEQAYKEIEAEHGPVEVLIANAGVTKDQLLMRMSEEDFTSVIDTNLTGTFRVVKRANRGMLRAKKGRVVLISSVVGLYGSPGQANYAASKAALVGFARSLARELGSRNITFNVVAPGFVDTDMTKVLTDEQRAGIVSQVPLGRYAQPEEIAATVRFLASDDASYITGAVIPVDGGLGMGH
- a CDS encoding TldD/PmbA family protein, with amino-acid sequence MPHTIDDAFTALPLRALADAALARARALGAEHADFRFERVRSASWSLRDAKPSGSSDTTDLGYAVRVVHGGTWGFASGVDLTLDAAAKVASQAVQMAKLSAQVIKAAGSAERVELADEPVHADKTWISSYEIDPFTVPDEEKSGLLAEWSERLLAADGVHHVDASLLTVHENKFYADTAGTVTTQQRVRLHPSLTAVSVDESSGEFDSMRTIAPPVGRGWEYLTGTGWDWDAELERIPELLAEKMRAPSVEPGLYDLVVDPSNLWLTIHESIGHATELDRALGYEAAYAGTSFATFDQLGKLRYGSELMNVTGDRTAEHGLATIGYDDEGVEGQSWDLVKNGTLAGYQLDRRIARLTGFERSNGCAFADSPGHVPVQRMANVSLRPDPAGMSTEDLIGGVERGIYVVGDRSWSIDMQRYNFQFTGQRAYAIRNGRLAGQVRDFAYQGVTPQFWGSLEAVGGPQTYVLGGAFNCGKAQPGQVASVSHGCPSAMFRGVNILNTANESGRS
- a CDS encoding site-specific integrase, whose protein sequence is MATIKKEDCSCPRRKKPTCPHKPYRVTYREPGGRAGKPRQVSFKKLEDAEAFAVKVERDKDLGTYINPKAGQRTFQQVWHEWVEAGTLEESSKRNYQSVYDNHYGPFFGNKPIGSITPTTIMEWEADQRERGYKETGINGRKNVLSSVFNYAVAAEVIGRNPCKKANPRRRSGQQFTPVTDDDIPTMEEVLGIIAEAPKLIRAGFWAMAGCGTRPGESLALADESMDWERSILAVDHQVSAYGCQEISGYRRGVKRGTKHRTFDEARKAPVPESINEIFNDHIDVFGTWGDRGWFFESPRLNDRHPSYDWFLDQFKAAAKLAGTPQYTPKSFRHFFVSEAIHAQIPLFEVAAWVGHRTTRTTELVYGHLVRRAMDRGARTMHNRLGLKLEPFKGLIVPPSLTPSEDDIEDWDDVA
- a CDS encoding helix-turn-helix domain-containing protein, whose product is MRGGSNLLMTPDEAAAELGVTKRVLMDSYRRWGIPFLKVGKHVRFRTRDLHNWVEDRMQRD